In one window of Labilithrix sp. DNA:
- a CDS encoding choice-of-anchor D domain-containing protein translates to MRRAHWIVMGAWVGLFAAAAAACGDSATGADIPDPPGADGSASDASRTDASVVVPTKDSSVTDTGTNEQETSVPTGDGGLPTVSTAEIDFGNTDCGSTAAAQTFTISNPSAVAVSFTSELVKSAASPFTIDPASGSIPSGQSVTVTVTPKPVAIPSTTAQNGLGDQLKLSIGPTTATLDLKQSARGGVLRFSVPSGIDFGNRTIGTPVENVFAVTNAGNAPVPITLSVADDPSPFALSVNPTTATPGVQEARVTFTPTAEEDYTSAIKLTPGAGPLCDVAPADISLKGTGTTGVVSVTPPSISFGSAAGLVDCGTTAPSQKVRITNSSNAAFQFSALLTRSTTVYTLSYNTTANAAAINNQTVAANSFVELTVVPKQIPQTSSTAPDAFGDTLTITTTAPGDATPHAIELHQTARGAVVTRSTNSITILNAAGAAGVPIGVTATSPSYTFTNLGNVDIVLDQKTSAGTPFSVSASTLTLGSTAGTNSASSSASFTPVAVGATSDIATVSQPADAPPVVLCGNLPGNLTLSGTGAAPSIAAAPSPLNFNFVPCGTQAAARTVRLTNNGPATTFTATLAKGAGSGFTVSPANGPIGAGAAIDVTVTPKLIPSGTTGATTSTANNGINDVLELTTGNVAAPFNVTINETAQGAVIDFNNVATKNFANTARGATSAPSPTTVRNTGNLSADLTFTVTTTSGPAGFTDAFGPATSTSTISAGTTSTSNNNLTFFPTASPVPTGLYQGAYSVTLANPVPICAPLPTMVLTGTATN, encoded by the coding sequence ATGAGGCGTGCGCATTGGATCGTGATGGGGGCGTGGGTTGGCTTGTTTGCCGCAGCTGCTGCGGCATGTGGTGACTCCGCGACGGGCGCAGACATCCCGGATCCCCCCGGCGCCGACGGCTCGGCGAGCGACGCGTCGCGGACCGACGCCAGCGTCGTCGTCCCGACGAAGGACTCGAGCGTCACCGACACGGGCACGAACGAGCAGGAGACCAGCGTCCCCACCGGCGACGGCGGCCTGCCCACGGTGTCGACCGCGGAGATCGACTTCGGCAACACCGACTGCGGCAGCACCGCGGCGGCGCAGACCTTCACGATCTCGAACCCGAGCGCCGTCGCGGTGAGCTTCACCTCGGAGCTCGTGAAGAGCGCGGCGTCGCCCTTCACGATCGACCCTGCGAGCGGGAGCATCCCGAGCGGCCAGAGCGTGACGGTGACGGTGACGCCGAAGCCGGTCGCGATCCCGTCGACGACGGCGCAGAACGGCCTCGGCGATCAGCTGAAGCTCTCGATCGGACCGACGACCGCCACCCTCGATCTGAAGCAGAGCGCGCGCGGCGGCGTGCTCCGGTTCTCGGTCCCCTCCGGCATCGATTTCGGCAACCGGACGATCGGCACGCCGGTGGAGAACGTCTTCGCCGTCACGAACGCGGGCAACGCGCCGGTCCCGATCACGCTCAGCGTCGCCGACGATCCGAGCCCGTTCGCGCTCAGCGTCAATCCGACCACCGCGACGCCCGGCGTCCAGGAGGCGAGGGTGACGTTCACGCCCACCGCGGAGGAGGACTACACGAGCGCGATCAAGCTCACGCCGGGGGCGGGTCCGCTCTGCGACGTCGCGCCCGCCGACATCAGCCTCAAGGGCACCGGCACCACCGGCGTCGTCTCGGTCACGCCGCCGTCGATCTCGTTCGGGAGCGCCGCCGGGCTCGTCGACTGCGGCACCACCGCGCCGTCGCAGAAGGTGCGGATCACGAACTCGAGCAACGCGGCGTTCCAGTTCTCGGCCCTGCTCACGCGGAGCACGACCGTCTACACGCTCTCGTACAACACGACCGCCAACGCGGCGGCGATCAACAACCAGACCGTCGCGGCGAACAGCTTCGTCGAGCTCACGGTCGTGCCGAAGCAGATCCCGCAGACGAGCTCGACCGCGCCCGACGCGTTCGGCGACACGCTCACGATCACGACGACCGCGCCGGGCGACGCGACCCCGCACGCGATCGAGCTCCATCAGACCGCGCGCGGCGCGGTCGTCACGCGCTCGACGAACTCGATCACGATCCTCAACGCGGCCGGCGCCGCCGGCGTCCCGATCGGCGTGACGGCGACGTCCCCGAGCTACACGTTCACGAACCTCGGCAACGTCGACATCGTCCTCGATCAGAAGACGAGCGCCGGCACGCCGTTCAGCGTGAGCGCGTCCACCCTCACGCTCGGCTCCACCGCCGGCACGAACAGCGCGAGCTCCTCCGCGAGCTTCACCCCGGTCGCCGTCGGCGCGACGAGCGACATCGCGACGGTCTCGCAGCCGGCGGACGCGCCGCCGGTCGTGCTCTGCGGCAACCTCCCCGGGAACCTCACCCTGAGCGGCACCGGCGCGGCGCCTTCGATCGCGGCGGCCCCGTCGCCGCTGAACTTCAACTTCGTCCCGTGCGGGACGCAGGCGGCGGCGAGGACGGTCCGCCTGACCAACAACGGCCCGGCGACCACCTTCACCGCGACGCTCGCGAAGGGCGCCGGCTCCGGCTTCACCGTCTCTCCCGCGAACGGGCCGATCGGCGCTGGCGCGGCGATCGACGTCACGGTGACGCCGAAGCTGATCCCGTCCGGCACGACCGGCGCGACCACGTCGACCGCGAACAACGGCATCAACGACGTCCTCGAGCTCACGACCGGGAACGTCGCCGCGCCGTTCAACGTCACGATCAACGAGACCGCGCAGGGCGCCGTGATCGACTTCAACAACGTCGCGACGAAGAACTTCGCCAACACCGCGCGCGGCGCGACCTCGGCGCCGAGCCCGACCACGGTGCGGAACACCGGCAACCTCTCCGCCGATCTCACGTTCACCGTGACGACGACGAGCGGGCCGGCCGGCTTCACCGACGCGTTCGGTCCCGCGACCTCGACCTCGACGATCAGCGCCGGGACCACCTCCACCAGCAACAACAACCTGACGTTCTTCCCCACCGCGTCGCCGGTCCCGACCGGCCTCTACCAGGGCGCGTACTCCGTGACGCTGGCGAACCCGGTCCCGATCTGCGCCCCGCTCCCGACGATGGTGCTGACGGGCACCGCCACCAACTGA
- a CDS encoding TonB family protein yields MRRFLQATLLVAAMSSAAVARAQEQPPPPAQPVITMPVVVQDDGAKYPPQAIEDKVTTETEVVLVLELDATGAVTRATIDKSGGGHGFDEAALEAAKTLKLEPAKRDGVPIAAKVRHRYVFTPPPAQLIGRVTKQVSDTPIAGATITAVGPDGQPQTTTTADDGTWKLERLPFGKYTITIAASGFDPQTDEEMLDPGTEAKLDSRLVRPEVAPPPPPPGRRGADTEPIEEVTVKGTKPPREVTKRTLEQRELTRIPGTNGDALRAVQNLPGIARAPGIIGLLIVRGAAPQETGTYVDGTFVPIIYHFGGLSSVIPSEMLDHIDFYPGNFSSYFGRHTGGVIDVGVKDPVVKRDAGSKLFTAREGVHGLVQADLIDARFVAQGPIGNTGWNFAVGGRRSYVDVWLKPVLEALESGVTTAPVYYDYQAMLQKSWDKGKHNLRFFFFGSDDRLQVLVRQVAGGAPGLTGNIGLGTAFYRFQARYVGKLSPDTELRAVAAVGKDALQFGVGDNFFNLDSVPITGRIELSQKLGSGARNNFGIDMLSQPYQVNLRAPPIPRPGEPPAGPFGSRPPLVFKGEDNLYRPAFYDELELTPFKGTRIVPGVRLDYTKENKSWDLQPRLVVKQDVKSDFPRTTVKGGVGRFANPPQPQETNPVFGVPGTRSIIANHYGAGVEQQITRNIEVSSEGFYRQYDGIIVQGQGNTGEGRAFGLETLLRYKPDARFFGFVAYTLSRSVRREAPDEPEHLFNFDQTHIFTAIGSYRLGGGWEIGARFRYVSGNLRTPLTYGFFDATAGAYIPGYSFPPFGTRNPAFHQLDLRVDKTWYLQNGMKMSAYLDLYNAYNQGNVEGASYNYNFSQSTFATGVPILPSLGYRLEM; encoded by the coding sequence ATGAGGCGCTTTCTCCAGGCCACGCTGCTCGTCGCGGCGATGTCGAGCGCGGCGGTCGCGCGCGCGCAAGAGCAGCCGCCTCCGCCGGCGCAGCCCGTCATCACGATGCCGGTCGTCGTGCAGGACGACGGCGCGAAGTACCCGCCGCAGGCGATCGAGGACAAGGTCACGACCGAGACCGAGGTCGTGCTCGTCCTCGAGCTCGACGCGACCGGCGCGGTGACGCGCGCGACGATCGACAAGTCCGGCGGCGGACACGGCTTCGACGAGGCCGCGCTCGAGGCCGCGAAGACGCTGAAGCTCGAGCCCGCGAAGCGCGACGGCGTCCCGATCGCGGCGAAGGTCCGCCACCGCTACGTGTTCACCCCGCCGCCGGCGCAGCTCATCGGCCGCGTCACGAAGCAGGTGAGCGACACGCCGATCGCGGGCGCGACGATCACCGCGGTCGGACCCGACGGCCAGCCGCAGACGACGACGACGGCCGACGACGGCACGTGGAAGCTCGAGCGGCTCCCGTTCGGCAAGTACACGATCACGATCGCCGCGTCCGGCTTCGATCCGCAGACCGACGAGGAGATGCTCGACCCCGGCACCGAGGCGAAGCTCGACTCGCGCCTCGTGCGCCCCGAGGTCGCGCCGCCGCCGCCTCCCCCGGGCCGGCGCGGCGCCGACACCGAGCCGATCGAAGAGGTCACGGTGAAGGGGACCAAACCTCCGCGCGAGGTCACGAAGCGCACGCTCGAGCAGCGCGAGCTCACGCGCATCCCCGGCACCAACGGCGACGCGCTCCGCGCGGTCCAGAACCTCCCCGGCATCGCGCGCGCGCCCGGCATCATCGGCCTCCTCATCGTCCGCGGCGCGGCCCCGCAAGAGACCGGCACCTACGTCGACGGCACCTTCGTGCCGATCATCTACCACTTCGGCGGCCTCTCGAGCGTCATCCCCTCGGAGATGCTCGATCACATCGATTTCTACCCCGGCAACTTCAGCTCGTACTTCGGACGCCACACCGGCGGCGTCATCGACGTCGGAGTGAAGGACCCGGTCGTGAAGCGCGACGCGGGCTCGAAGCTCTTCACCGCGCGCGAGGGCGTCCACGGCCTCGTGCAGGCGGACCTCATCGACGCGCGCTTCGTCGCGCAGGGGCCGATCGGCAACACGGGCTGGAACTTCGCGGTTGGCGGTCGCCGCTCGTACGTCGACGTGTGGCTCAAGCCCGTGCTCGAGGCGCTCGAGTCGGGCGTCACGACCGCGCCGGTCTATTACGACTACCAGGCGATGCTCCAGAAGAGCTGGGACAAGGGGAAGCACAACCTCCGCTTCTTCTTCTTCGGCTCCGACGATCGCTTGCAGGTCCTCGTGCGTCAGGTCGCGGGCGGCGCGCCGGGGCTCACCGGCAACATCGGCCTCGGCACCGCGTTCTATCGGTTCCAGGCGCGCTACGTCGGCAAGCTCTCCCCCGACACCGAGCTCCGCGCCGTCGCCGCCGTCGGCAAGGACGCGCTCCAGTTCGGCGTCGGCGACAACTTCTTCAACCTCGACTCGGTCCCGATCACGGGGCGCATCGAGCTCTCGCAGAAGCTCGGCTCCGGCGCGCGGAACAACTTCGGCATCGACATGCTCTCGCAGCCGTACCAGGTGAACCTGCGCGCGCCGCCGATCCCGCGCCCGGGCGAGCCGCCGGCGGGCCCGTTCGGCTCGCGGCCGCCGCTCGTCTTCAAGGGCGAGGACAACCTCTATCGCCCCGCGTTCTACGACGAGCTCGAGCTCACGCCGTTCAAGGGCACGCGCATCGTCCCCGGCGTTCGCCTCGACTACACGAAGGAGAACAAGTCGTGGGACCTCCAGCCTCGCCTCGTCGTGAAGCAGGACGTCAAGAGCGACTTCCCGCGCACGACGGTGAAGGGCGGCGTCGGCCGCTTCGCGAACCCGCCGCAGCCGCAGGAGACGAACCCGGTCTTCGGCGTCCCCGGCACGCGCTCGATCATCGCGAACCACTACGGCGCCGGCGTCGAGCAGCAGATCACGCGCAACATCGAGGTCTCGTCCGAGGGCTTCTACCGCCAGTACGACGGCATCATCGTGCAAGGGCAGGGCAACACCGGCGAGGGCCGCGCGTTCGGCCTCGAGACGCTCCTCCGCTACAAGCCCGACGCGCGCTTCTTCGGCTTCGTCGCGTACACGCTCTCGCGCAGCGTGCGGCGCGAGGCGCCCGACGAGCCGGAGCACCTCTTCAACTTCGATCAGACGCACATCTTCACCGCGATCGGCAGCTACCGCCTCGGCGGCGGCTGGGAGATCGGCGCGCGCTTCCGCTACGTCTCCGGCAACCTCCGCACGCCGCTCACGTACGGCTTCTTCGACGCGACCGCGGGCGCGTACATCCCCGGCTACTCGTTCCCGCCGTTCGGCACGCGCAACCCCGCGTTCCACCAGCTCGACCTCCGCGTCGACAAGACCTGGTACCTGCAGAACGGCATGAAGATGAGCGCGTACCTCGACCTCTACAACGCCTACAACCAGGGGAACGTCGAGGGCGCGAGCTACAATTACAACTTCTCCCAATCGACCTTCGCGACCGGCGTGCCGATCCTCCCGAGCCTCGGCTACCGCCTGGAGATGTGA